In the Arachis ipaensis cultivar K30076 chromosome B10, Araip1.1, whole genome shotgun sequence genome, one interval contains:
- the LOC107624242 gene encoding uncharacterized protein LOC107624242 gives MISLHPYKACVQIQSTCLVNPSKVIRSYKARPRKVSSPTPNTRQVKCSSSGGHQGDKNPDKRTFLTLEEAGLVEMSGLSSHERFLCRLTISSLNLLRVISEQEGCTIEELNAGKVCDWFLKDKLKREQNVASAVLQWDDSEFML, from the exons ATGATTTCACTACATCCCTATAAAGCCTGTGTTCAAATTCAATCAACATGTCTCGTAAACCCTTCAAAGGTTATTAGGAGTTACAAAGCAAGGCCAAGGAAGGTATCATCACCAACACCAAATACAAGACAAGTTAAATGCAGCAGTAGTGGCGGACACCAAGGAGACAAAAACCCCGACAAGAGAACCTTCTTGACACTCGAGGAAGCTGGTTTGGTGGAGATGTCTGGTTTGAGCTCACATGAGCGTTTTCTATGCCGTTTAACG ATATCGTCTCTAAATTTATTGAGAGTGATATCAGAGCAAGAAGGGTGTACAATTGAAGAGCTGAATGCTGGGAAAGTGTGTGATTGGTTCCTTAAAGACAAACTCAAAAGGGAGCAGAACGTTGCCTCTGCAGTTCTTCAGTGGGATGATTCCGAGTTCATGTTGTAA
- the LOC107623933 gene encoding putative PAP-specific phosphatase, mitochondrial isoform X1, protein MDMVPVVVRSASHVSAYRYLDYRRGTSPRFRVRLGPSSHLSSKMPSITNTWRLLSTLFRGLAVSASMYYINYILFLSFRHSKYYVSCTLQVKSSLFSTDANVHQKNDQTPVTVADFGVQALISFELNKLFPSIPLVAEEDSAYLRSRNLAGSVLDAITAIDSPTSKPLTQDDVLEAIDRGGEDAFLFGSEPATYWVLDPIDGTRGFVKAGKALYVVGLALVVEGEIVAGVMGCPNWQEDFSKKSPAELEEVADMLSASGTIMIAHIGCGTWTKRLNSMPKLPSVWTRCFVDGSNLVQKAHFCIPDSQTWESLPLSSSFNATNNVDDVGDNQVLLLATCCGSLCKYLMVASGRASVFILRAKEKTIIKAWDHAVGMICVHEAGGKITDWSGSEIDLAADQAGRRVIFPFGGVLVTNGCLHHQILEIISHSTTSSL, encoded by the exons ATGGATATGGTGCCGGTGGTGGTGCGTTCCGCCTCTCACGTCTCCGCCTACCGATACTTGGACTACCGCCGCGGTACCTCCCCACGCTTCCGAGTAAG GTTAGGGCCAAGCTCCCATTTGAGCAGCAAGATGCCAAGTATTACCAACACCTGGAGGCTGCTGTCCACGTTGTTCAGAGGGCTTGCCGTCTCTGCCTCCATGTATTACATCAATTatattcttttcctttccttcagGCATTCCAAATATTATGTGTCATGCACTTTGCAGGTGAAATCATCTCTCTTTTCAACCGACGCCAATGTTCATCAAAAGAATGACCAGACTCCCGTCACCGTCGCAGATTTCGGAGTTCAGGCTCTCATCAGTTTCG AGTTAAACAAGCTGTTCCCTTCAATACCTCTGGTGGCTGAGGAGGACTCTGCCTACTTGCGATCAAGAAACTTAGCAGGTTCCGTGCTTGATGCAATCACTGCTATAGATAGTCCCACTTCCAAACCCTTGACACAAGATGATGTGCTGGAAGCAATTGATAGAGGTGGCGAAGATGCTTTTTTATTTGGATCAGAACCGGCCACGTATTGG GTGCTTGATCCAATTGATGGCACACGTGGATTTGTAAAAGCTGGCAAAGCCTTATATGTG GTTGGTTTGGCTCTTGTGGTTGAGGGAGAGATTGTAGCTGGTGTTATGGGCTGCCCCAACTGGCAGGAAGATTTTTCCAAGAAATCCCCAGCTGAACTTGAGGAGGTTGCAGACATGCTTTCTGCATCAGGAACTATAATGATTGCTCACATAGGCTGTGGAACGTGGACAAAAAGGTTGAATAGTATGCCGAAATTACCTAGTGTTTGGACCAGATGTTTTGTGGATGGGTCTAACTTAGTACAGAAGGCACACTTCTGTATTCCAGATAGCCAAACTTGGGAATCTTTGCCACTATCGTCATCATTTAATGCAACAAACAATGTCGATGATGTGGGGGACAACCAAGTTCTTCTTTTGGCAACATGTTGTGGAAG TTTATGCAAGTATTTGATGGTGGCCTCGGGTAGGGCATCTGTTTTCATTCTCCGAGCAAAAGAGAAGACCATTATAAAG GCTTGGGACCATGCTGTTGGCATGATATGCGTTCATGAAGCTGGTGGAAAG ATAACTGACTGGAGCGGGAGTGAAATAGATCTTGCTGCAGATCAAGCTGGTCGGCGGGTTATATTTCCGTTCGGGGGAGTCCTTGTCACCAACGGCTGTTTACATCATCAGATTCTGGAAATTATCTCTCACTCTACAACTTCATCACTTTGA
- the LOC107623933 gene encoding putative PAP-specific phosphatase, mitochondrial isoform X3, giving the protein MDMVPVVVRSASHVSAYRYLDYRRGTSPRFRVRAKLPFEQQDAKYYQHLEAAVHVVQRACRLCLHVKSSLFSTDANVHQKNDQTPVTVADFGVQALISFELNKLFPSIPLVAEEDSAYLRSRNLAGSVLDAITAIDSPTSKPLTQDDVLEAIDRGGEDAFLFGSEPATYWVLDPIDGTRGFVKAGKALYVVGLALVVEGEIVAGVMGCPNWQEDFSKKSPAELEEVADMLSASGTIMIAHIGCGTWTKRLNSMPKLPSVWTRCFVDGSNLVQKAHFCIPDSQTWESLPLSSSFNATNNVDDVGDNQVLLLATCCGSLCKYLMVASGRASVFILRAKEKTIIKAWDHAVGMICVHEAGGKITDWSGSEIDLAADQAGRRVIFPFGGVLVTNGCLHHQILEIISHSTTSSL; this is encoded by the exons ATGGATATGGTGCCGGTGGTGGTGCGTTCCGCCTCTCACGTCTCCGCCTACCGATACTTGGACTACCGCCGCGGTACCTCCCCACGCTTCCGA GTTAGGGCCAAGCTCCCATTTGAGCAGCAAGATGCCAAGTATTACCAACACCTGGAGGCTGCTGTCCACGTTGTTCAGAGGGCTTGCCGTCTCTGCCTCCAT GTGAAATCATCTCTCTTTTCAACCGACGCCAATGTTCATCAAAAGAATGACCAGACTCCCGTCACCGTCGCAGATTTCGGAGTTCAGGCTCTCATCAGTTTCG AGTTAAACAAGCTGTTCCCTTCAATACCTCTGGTGGCTGAGGAGGACTCTGCCTACTTGCGATCAAGAAACTTAGCAGGTTCCGTGCTTGATGCAATCACTGCTATAGATAGTCCCACTTCCAAACCCTTGACACAAGATGATGTGCTGGAAGCAATTGATAGAGGTGGCGAAGATGCTTTTTTATTTGGATCAGAACCGGCCACGTATTGG GTGCTTGATCCAATTGATGGCACACGTGGATTTGTAAAAGCTGGCAAAGCCTTATATGTG GTTGGTTTGGCTCTTGTGGTTGAGGGAGAGATTGTAGCTGGTGTTATGGGCTGCCCCAACTGGCAGGAAGATTTTTCCAAGAAATCCCCAGCTGAACTTGAGGAGGTTGCAGACATGCTTTCTGCATCAGGAACTATAATGATTGCTCACATAGGCTGTGGAACGTGGACAAAAAGGTTGAATAGTATGCCGAAATTACCTAGTGTTTGGACCAGATGTTTTGTGGATGGGTCTAACTTAGTACAGAAGGCACACTTCTGTATTCCAGATAGCCAAACTTGGGAATCTTTGCCACTATCGTCATCATTTAATGCAACAAACAATGTCGATGATGTGGGGGACAACCAAGTTCTTCTTTTGGCAACATGTTGTGGAAG TTTATGCAAGTATTTGATGGTGGCCTCGGGTAGGGCATCTGTTTTCATTCTCCGAGCAAAAGAGAAGACCATTATAAAG GCTTGGGACCATGCTGTTGGCATGATATGCGTTCATGAAGCTGGTGGAAAG ATAACTGACTGGAGCGGGAGTGAAATAGATCTTGCTGCAGATCAAGCTGGTCGGCGGGTTATATTTCCGTTCGGGGGAGTCCTTGTCACCAACGGCTGTTTACATCATCAGATTCTGGAAATTATCTCTCACTCTACAACTTCATCACTTTGA
- the LOC107623086 gene encoding uncharacterized protein LOC107623086 yields MGYDEQLKPCRNNLPESSNPRRVVNLISSLISISLSIRVFAGKWQLIRNKLEELYSGLVGADDDPSLSGVLPAILSTAEECSDLARRCTDLTYSGKLLMQSDLEVVFAKLHCHVKKLSEMYTKGVLTHSYALVVSKPGLGASKEDMRFFVRDLLTRMKVGDVAMKKQALINLHEVASEDDKYVKVIVEVGDVVHVLVDFLGSSELEIQQESAKVVSLIAGFDSYKGVLVGAGVVAPLVKVLECSSETGKVAAALCLLSLTENSDNAWSVSAHGGVTALLKICGGVDCRAELVCPACGVLRNLVGVEEIKRFMVDEGAVSSFIRLMRSRDEAIQVSSIEFLQSIASGDESLVKQIVVREGGVRVLLRLLDPKWPCSSKTREVVMRAIENLFFSWSSCVTILMSYGFVDQLMYYIRNGDVSVQELALKVAFRLCGTCEDAKKALGDAGFMAELVKFLNVKSFEVREMAAEALSGMVMVAKNRKRFVQDDESIALLLQLLDPEEGNSGNNKFLISVLMSLTHCNSGRKKIVSSGYAKNIERLASESQVSSADAKRLVRKLSTNTFRTMLSGIWHHHHHHHS; encoded by the coding sequence ATGGGCTACGATGAACAACTCAAACCGTGCCGGAATAACTTGCCGGAATCCTCCAATCCCCGGCGAGTTGTCAACCTTATTTCATCCCTAATCTCCATCTCCCTCTCGATTAGGGTCTTCGCCGGAAAATGGCAACTGATTCGCAACAAGCTCGAGGAGCTCTACTCCGGTCTAGTCGGAGCCGACGACGACCCTTCACTCTCCGGCGTTCTCCCTGCGATCCTCTCCACCGCGGAGGAGTGTTCCGACCTAGCTCGCCGCTGCACCGATCTGACATACAGCGGGAAGCTTCTTATGCAGAGCGACTTAGAGGTGGTTTTCGCGAAGCTCCATTGCCATGTGAAGAAGCTGTCTGAGATGTACACGAAGGGTGTTCTCACACACAGCTACGCTCTGGTGGTCTCAAAGCCTGGACTTGGAGCTTCCAAAGAGGACATGAGGTTCTTCGTGAGGGACCTACTCACCAGAATGAAGGTTGGCGATGTTGCTATGAAGAAGCAGGCATTGATCAACCTCCACGAAGTTGCTTCCGAAGACGACAAGTACGTGAAGGTGATTGTTGAAGTCGGTGACGTTGTTCATGTTCTAGTTGATTTTCTAGGGTCCTCTGAGTTGGAGATTCAACAAGAGTCTGCAAAGGTAGTTTCTTTGATTGCGGGGTTTGATTCTTATAAAGGAGTTCTTGTTGGCGCTGGTGTTGTTGCGCCTTTGGTTAAGGTTTTGGAGTGTTCAAGTGAGACTGGCAAAGTTGCTGCTGCCTTGTGTCTGCTGAGTTTGACTGAGAATTCCGATAATGCTTGGTCGGTTTCCGCTCACGGCGGCGTCACGGCGTTGTTGAAGATTTGTGGCGGTGTAGATTGCAGAGCAGAATTGGTTTGTCCTGCTTGTGGAGTTCTGAGGAATCTGGTTGGTGTTGAAGAGATTAAGAGGTTCATGGTTGATGAAGGTGCCGTTTCAAGCTTCATTAGGCTTATGAGGTCAAGGGACGAAGCGATTCAGGTGAGTTCCATTGAGTTTCTTCAGAGTATTGCATCGGGAGATGAGTCATTGGTTAAGCAGATTGTTGTTAGAGAAGGCGGGGTTCGTGTTTTGCTGCGACTTTTGGATCCTAAATGGCCTTGTTCTTCCAAAACAAGAGAGGTAGTGATGAGGGCTATTGAGAATTTGTTCTTCTCTTGGTCTAGTTGTGTCACTATTTTGATGAGCTATGGTTTTGTGGATCAATTGATGTACTATATTCGAAACGGCGACGTTTCTGTTCAAGAATTGGCTCTCAAAGTTGCGTTTAGATTGTGTGGAACATGTGAAGATGCTAAGAAAGCTCTAGGTGATGCTGGATTCATGGCAGAGCTTGTTAAGTTTCTAAATGTGAAATCATTCGAGGTTCGAGAAATGGCGGCGGAGGCACTCTCCGGGATGGTTATGGTTGCCAAGAACAGGAAGAGGTTTGTGCAAGATGATGAAAGCATTGCTCTTCTTCTGCAGTTGTTGGATCCAGAGGAAGGGAATTCAGGTAACAACAAGTTCTTGATCTCTGTATTGATGTCATTGACGCATTGCAACAGTGGGAGGAAGAAGATTGTGAGTTCTGGGTATGCAAAGAACATAGAGAGGCTTGCATCAGAATCTCAAGTTTCTTCTGCTGACGCAAAGAGACTTGTCAGGAAGCTATCCACCAATACATTCCGCACCATGCTCAGTGGAATCtggcaccaccaccaccaccaccactcttga
- the LOC107623933 gene encoding putative PAP-specific phosphatase, mitochondrial isoform X5 yields MDMVPVVVRSASHVSAYRYLDYRRGTSPRFRVRLGPSSHLSSKMPSITNTWRLLSTLFRGLAVSASMYYINYILFLSFRHSKYYVSCTLQVKSSLFSTDANVHQKNDQTPVTVADFGVQALISFELNKLFPSIPLVAEEDSAYLRSRNLAGSVLDAITAIDSPTSKPLTQDDVLEAIDRGGEDAFLFGSEPATYWVLDPIDGTRGFVKAGKALYVVGLALVVEGEIVAGVMGCPNWQEDFSKKSPAELEEVADMLSASGTIMIAHIGCGTWTKRLNSMPKLPSVWTRCFVDGSNLVQKAHFCIPDSQTWESLPLSSSFNATNNVDDVGDNQVLLLATCCGSLCKYLMVASGRASVFILRAKEKTIIKAWDHAVGMICVHEAGGKFLRFVR; encoded by the exons ATGGATATGGTGCCGGTGGTGGTGCGTTCCGCCTCTCACGTCTCCGCCTACCGATACTTGGACTACCGCCGCGGTACCTCCCCACGCTTCCGAGTAAG GTTAGGGCCAAGCTCCCATTTGAGCAGCAAGATGCCAAGTATTACCAACACCTGGAGGCTGCTGTCCACGTTGTTCAGAGGGCTTGCCGTCTCTGCCTCCATGTATTACATCAATTatattcttttcctttccttcagGCATTCCAAATATTATGTGTCATGCACTTTGCAGGTGAAATCATCTCTCTTTTCAACCGACGCCAATGTTCATCAAAAGAATGACCAGACTCCCGTCACCGTCGCAGATTTCGGAGTTCAGGCTCTCATCAGTTTCG AGTTAAACAAGCTGTTCCCTTCAATACCTCTGGTGGCTGAGGAGGACTCTGCCTACTTGCGATCAAGAAACTTAGCAGGTTCCGTGCTTGATGCAATCACTGCTATAGATAGTCCCACTTCCAAACCCTTGACACAAGATGATGTGCTGGAAGCAATTGATAGAGGTGGCGAAGATGCTTTTTTATTTGGATCAGAACCGGCCACGTATTGG GTGCTTGATCCAATTGATGGCACACGTGGATTTGTAAAAGCTGGCAAAGCCTTATATGTG GTTGGTTTGGCTCTTGTGGTTGAGGGAGAGATTGTAGCTGGTGTTATGGGCTGCCCCAACTGGCAGGAAGATTTTTCCAAGAAATCCCCAGCTGAACTTGAGGAGGTTGCAGACATGCTTTCTGCATCAGGAACTATAATGATTGCTCACATAGGCTGTGGAACGTGGACAAAAAGGTTGAATAGTATGCCGAAATTACCTAGTGTTTGGACCAGATGTTTTGTGGATGGGTCTAACTTAGTACAGAAGGCACACTTCTGTATTCCAGATAGCCAAACTTGGGAATCTTTGCCACTATCGTCATCATTTAATGCAACAAACAATGTCGATGATGTGGGGGACAACCAAGTTCTTCTTTTGGCAACATGTTGTGGAAG TTTATGCAAGTATTTGATGGTGGCCTCGGGTAGGGCATCTGTTTTCATTCTCCGAGCAAAAGAGAAGACCATTATAAAG GCTTGGGACCATGCTGTTGGCATGATATGCGTTCATGAAGCTGGTGGAAAG TTTCTACGCTTTGTTAGATAA
- the LOC107623087 gene encoding vesicle-associated protein 4-2, translating to MATPQESVQGSSTCNFFTKFSSLSSLAKLLLPTPRRLKLDPSNKLFLLYTPGKQVKSAIKIKNTSKFHVAFKFQTTAPKSCFMRPPGAILSPGESLIATVFKFVEPPENNEKPQKPAPKFKIMSLKVKGPMDYIPELFDEQIDKVTVEQILQVVFLDPERPSSALAKLNRQLAEADAAMEARRKPPEDAGPRIMGEGLVIDEWKERRERYLAKQEQQGTLYSEC from the exons ATGGCCACACCTCAAGAATCTGTACAAGGCAGCAGCACCTGCAACTTCTTCACCAAGTTCAGTTCACTTTCCTCACTTGCCAAGTTGCTTCTCCCAACCCCTCGTCGTCTCAAGCTTGATCCTTCCAACAAGCTCTTCTTACTTT ATACGCCGGGAAAGCAGGTTAAAAGTGCCATCAAAATTAAAAACACCAGCAAATTCCATGTAGCTTTCAAG TTTCAAACTACTGCACCTAAAAGTTGTTTCATGCGTCCACCTGGGGCTATTCTTTCGCCAGGCGAGAGTCTAATTGCAACCG TGTTCAAGTTTGTAGAGCCTCCAGAAAACAATGAAAAACCACAAAAACCTGCACCCAAATTTAAAATCATGAGCTTGAAGGTCAAAGGACCAATGGACTACATTCCTGAGCTG TTCGATGAACAGATAGACAAAGTGACCGTAGAGCAGATTTTGCAGGTTGTTTTTCTGGATCCAGAGCGTCCTAGTTCT GCTCTGGCGAAACTGAATCGGCAGCTAGCTGAGGCCGACGCTGCTATGGAGGCGCGTAGGAAGCCTCCAGAAGATGCTGGTCCTAGGATTATGGGTGAAGGGCTTGTCATAGATGAATGG AAAGAGAGAAGGGAAAGGTACCTGGCAAAACAGGAGCAGCAGGGGACTCTGTATAGCGAATGTTAG
- the LOC107623933 gene encoding putative PAP-specific phosphatase, mitochondrial isoform X4, producing MPSITNTWRLLSTLFRGLAVSASMYYINYILFLSFRHSKYYVSCTLQVKSSLFSTDANVHQKNDQTPVTVADFGVQALISFELNKLFPSIPLVAEEDSAYLRSRNLAGSVLDAITAIDSPTSKPLTQDDVLEAIDRGGEDAFLFGSEPATYWVLDPIDGTRGFVKAGKALYVVGLALVVEGEIVAGVMGCPNWQEDFSKKSPAELEEVADMLSASGTIMIAHIGCGTWTKRLNSMPKLPSVWTRCFVDGSNLVQKAHFCIPDSQTWESLPLSSSFNATNNVDDVGDNQVLLLATCCGSLCKYLMVASGRASVFILRAKEKTIIKAWDHAVGMICVHEAGGKITDWSGSEIDLAADQAGRRVIFPFGGVLVTNGCLHHQILEIISHSTTSSL from the exons ATGCCAAGTATTACCAACACCTGGAGGCTGCTGTCCACGTTGTTCAGAGGGCTTGCCGTCTCTGCCTCCATGTATTACATCAATTatattcttttcctttccttcagGCATTCCAAATATTATGTGTCATGCACTTTGCAGGTGAAATCATCTCTCTTTTCAACCGACGCCAATGTTCATCAAAAGAATGACCAGACTCCCGTCACCGTCGCAGATTTCGGAGTTCAGGCTCTCATCAGTTTCG AGTTAAACAAGCTGTTCCCTTCAATACCTCTGGTGGCTGAGGAGGACTCTGCCTACTTGCGATCAAGAAACTTAGCAGGTTCCGTGCTTGATGCAATCACTGCTATAGATAGTCCCACTTCCAAACCCTTGACACAAGATGATGTGCTGGAAGCAATTGATAGAGGTGGCGAAGATGCTTTTTTATTTGGATCAGAACCGGCCACGTATTGG GTGCTTGATCCAATTGATGGCACACGTGGATTTGTAAAAGCTGGCAAAGCCTTATATGTG GTTGGTTTGGCTCTTGTGGTTGAGGGAGAGATTGTAGCTGGTGTTATGGGCTGCCCCAACTGGCAGGAAGATTTTTCCAAGAAATCCCCAGCTGAACTTGAGGAGGTTGCAGACATGCTTTCTGCATCAGGAACTATAATGATTGCTCACATAGGCTGTGGAACGTGGACAAAAAGGTTGAATAGTATGCCGAAATTACCTAGTGTTTGGACCAGATGTTTTGTGGATGGGTCTAACTTAGTACAGAAGGCACACTTCTGTATTCCAGATAGCCAAACTTGGGAATCTTTGCCACTATCGTCATCATTTAATGCAACAAACAATGTCGATGATGTGGGGGACAACCAAGTTCTTCTTTTGGCAACATGTTGTGGAAG TTTATGCAAGTATTTGATGGTGGCCTCGGGTAGGGCATCTGTTTTCATTCTCCGAGCAAAAGAGAAGACCATTATAAAG GCTTGGGACCATGCTGTTGGCATGATATGCGTTCATGAAGCTGGTGGAAAG ATAACTGACTGGAGCGGGAGTGAAATAGATCTTGCTGCAGATCAAGCTGGTCGGCGGGTTATATTTCCGTTCGGGGGAGTCCTTGTCACCAACGGCTGTTTACATCATCAGATTCTGGAAATTATCTCTCACTCTACAACTTCATCACTTTGA
- the LOC107623933 gene encoding putative PAP-specific phosphatase, mitochondrial isoform X2 → MDMVPVVVRSASHVSAYRYLDYRRGTSPRFRVRLGPSSHLSSKMPSITNTWRLLSTLFRGLAVSASMYYINYILFLSFRHSKYYVSCTLQVKSSLFSTDANVHQKNDQTPVTVADFGVQALISFELNKLFPSIPLVAEEDSAYLRSRNLAGSVLDAITAIDSPTSKPLTQDDVLEAIDRGGEDAFLFGSEPATYWVLDPIDGTRGFVKAGKALYVVGLALVVEGEIVAGVMGCPNWQEDFSKKSPAELEEVADMLSASGTIMIAHIGCGTWTKRLNSMPKLPSVWTRCFVDGSNLVQKAHFCIPDSQTWESLPLSSSFNATNNVDDVGDNQVLLLATCCGSLCKYLMVASGRASVFILRAKEKTIIKAWDHAVGMICVHEAGGKITDWSGSEIDLAADQAGRRVIFPFGGVLVTNGCLHHQILDQKDQQ, encoded by the exons ATGGATATGGTGCCGGTGGTGGTGCGTTCCGCCTCTCACGTCTCCGCCTACCGATACTTGGACTACCGCCGCGGTACCTCCCCACGCTTCCGAGTAAG GTTAGGGCCAAGCTCCCATTTGAGCAGCAAGATGCCAAGTATTACCAACACCTGGAGGCTGCTGTCCACGTTGTTCAGAGGGCTTGCCGTCTCTGCCTCCATGTATTACATCAATTatattcttttcctttccttcagGCATTCCAAATATTATGTGTCATGCACTTTGCAGGTGAAATCATCTCTCTTTTCAACCGACGCCAATGTTCATCAAAAGAATGACCAGACTCCCGTCACCGTCGCAGATTTCGGAGTTCAGGCTCTCATCAGTTTCG AGTTAAACAAGCTGTTCCCTTCAATACCTCTGGTGGCTGAGGAGGACTCTGCCTACTTGCGATCAAGAAACTTAGCAGGTTCCGTGCTTGATGCAATCACTGCTATAGATAGTCCCACTTCCAAACCCTTGACACAAGATGATGTGCTGGAAGCAATTGATAGAGGTGGCGAAGATGCTTTTTTATTTGGATCAGAACCGGCCACGTATTGG GTGCTTGATCCAATTGATGGCACACGTGGATTTGTAAAAGCTGGCAAAGCCTTATATGTG GTTGGTTTGGCTCTTGTGGTTGAGGGAGAGATTGTAGCTGGTGTTATGGGCTGCCCCAACTGGCAGGAAGATTTTTCCAAGAAATCCCCAGCTGAACTTGAGGAGGTTGCAGACATGCTTTCTGCATCAGGAACTATAATGATTGCTCACATAGGCTGTGGAACGTGGACAAAAAGGTTGAATAGTATGCCGAAATTACCTAGTGTTTGGACCAGATGTTTTGTGGATGGGTCTAACTTAGTACAGAAGGCACACTTCTGTATTCCAGATAGCCAAACTTGGGAATCTTTGCCACTATCGTCATCATTTAATGCAACAAACAATGTCGATGATGTGGGGGACAACCAAGTTCTTCTTTTGGCAACATGTTGTGGAAG TTTATGCAAGTATTTGATGGTGGCCTCGGGTAGGGCATCTGTTTTCATTCTCCGAGCAAAAGAGAAGACCATTATAAAG GCTTGGGACCATGCTGTTGGCATGATATGCGTTCATGAAGCTGGTGGAAAG ATAACTGACTGGAGCGGGAGTGAAATAGATCTTGCTGCAGATCAAGCTGGTCGGCGGGTTATATTTCCGTTCGGGGGAGTCCTTGTCACCAACGGCTGTTTACATCATCAGATTCTG gaccaaaaagatcaacaGTAA